Proteins encoded by one window of Bactrocera oleae isolate idBacOlea1 chromosome 4, idBacOlea1, whole genome shotgun sequence:
- the Daao2 gene encoding D-amino acid oxidase: MRIAVIGGGVSGITSAVQILEYLKSIGSAVKVTVLSEAFSPNTTGDGSAGLWGPYLLGGTPTARVHRWSKHMHDFLEQIWLSEDAGEAGVCLIPCLRVTTTTMDNNVFWKDIVYGCRRLTQKQLNELNIGRAKKYTDGIHFITYTSEPIKLLPYLMKRFQANGGKIVQQKIVNLEEFITNCDYDAIINCSGLGSRECVKDNGMFPVRGQVSRVKANWLYYALLDESDDGNYIIPNCETVVLGGTHQVDDSNTKVCPIDKAFIVNGCRKILPSLEHAQQLYDWVGLRPGRDALRLEAEQGGKKIVIHNYGHGGSGVTLAWGCAEDVLQLLKNELLARKLLKSKL; the protein is encoded by the exons ATGCGTATCGCGGTTATTGGTGGCGGCGTAAGCGGCATCACTTCGGCTGTGCAGATCTTGGAGTATTTGAAATCCATCGGCTCAGCCGTGAAAGTAACAGTGCTCTCTGAGGCTTTCTCACCGAATACCACCGGCGATGGCTCAGCTGGTCTGTGGGGTCCTTATTTGTTGGGCGGCACTCCCACAGCGCGTGTACA TCGCTGGTCAAAACACATGCATGACTTTCTCGAGCAAATCTGGTTGTCTGAGGATGCTGGCGAGGCAGGTGTCTGCCTTATACCATGCCTAAGGGTAACCACAACCACAATGGATAATAATGTTTTCTGGAAGGATATTGTTTATGGTTGTCGTCGACTTACACAAAAACAATTGAATGAGCTGAATATAGGAAGAGCAAAAAAATATAC CGATGGCATACATTTCATTACATATACCTCTGAGCCGATTAAGCTGCTACCTTACTTAATGAAGCGTTTCCAAGCGAATGGCGGCAAAATTGTTCAACAAAAGATCGTCAATTTGGAGGAGTTCATAACGAACTGCGATTACGATGCTATTATTAACTGCTCGGGGCTGGGTTCGCGTGAGTGCGTAAAAGATAACGGTATGTTTCCGGTACGTGGACAAGTTTCGCGCGTCAAAGCAAATTGGCTGTATTATGCGCTGCTGGATGAGAGCGACGATGGCAATTATATTATACCAAA TTGTGAAACAGTCGTTTTGGGTGGCACACACCAGGTAGACGACAGCAACACTAAAGTATGTCCGATTGACAAGGCATTCATTGTTAATGGCTGTCGAAAAATTTTGCCCAGTCTTGAGCATGCGCAACAGCTGTACGATTGGGTGGGGCTACGACCCGGACGTGATGCGCTGCGTTTGGAGGCAGAGCAAGGcg GCAAAAAAATTGTCATACACAATTATGGACATGGCGGCAGCGGTGTCACCTTGGCTTGGGGTTGCGCTGAAGATGTGCTACAGCTGCTGAAAAACGAGTTGCTAGCGCGCAAACTGCTAAAAtcgaaattataa
- the Plekhm1 gene encoding uncharacterized protein Plekhm1, which yields MSSLFNSFSKFSSKRENAIKEALINTLIENSREIQYEVKQRGCESLELCESTSTLCTTLEAIFLHGLKDSLLWNTISVIAGDEERRPEPSFWAPLLIFMHKQVIEQVQTLSQITSEIGQCRAWIRLSLNESLFSAYLNNMRKGNSALSPYYKKFALLKDSDGLEMAAKTMEGIEAFVQFNLPVNSSLLNYWPDYALQLSGLWTPPLKSCPISSGVDIADTLDIEDAEVAEAVAMLPTPRPISTSEAFSQKIENLPLLQSPSAAEIASQRESVDILLKAVDEMQMISEESTEEAANQSQTGEKNTPEDNEYAFKGHKSKKKRKKSRELAEARIRDYITGEAGYKTEPTSPITPGNSLQNLMHTSWSGDESSVSELTTPILERPLYRRASSNASTLSYNTLLGKHEREKLQIQIKHNALTVERTYVTHADGEAATEHEGESNGSDSNDSRLTLDFEVVPNSKLDRMNVSEIQEMLEQMYKLARQPGLDAQGFLCKSCQHPLGIGYTNFQVCGFSGNYFCDNCMDMEQLMIPAKIIYNWDFRKYAVSKRAALFLTEFRNQPVIDLELLNPEIYNAYDAMSDLQSLRIRLNFLRAYLYTCEPKSIQLLQLQFYGREYLYEHIHLYSVSDLHLILRGTLYQQLQKAYKIGEGHVLKCPLCSVKGFICEICKSSRVLYPFHIETTYRCEICGAVFHAQCLNEQQPCPKCERRRKREELDLEEANFAGNAQSLSAATTENAEAVGEVGEVQAMH from the exons ATGAGTTCTTTATTCAATAGTTTTAGCAAATTTTCCAGCAAGCGCGAAAATGCTATTAAAGAAGCGCTTATAAATACGCTGATAGAAAACTCACGTGAAATACAATATGAAGTAAAGCAGCGCGGGTGTG AAAGTTTGGAGCTTTGCGAATCCACCAGCACGCTATGCACGACCTTGGAAGCAATTTTTCTGCATGGCCTTAAGGATTCGTTACTTTGGAATACGATAAGTGTGATAGCAGGAGATGAAGAACGACGGCCAGAGCCAAGCTTTTGGGCACCTCTATTGATATTTATGCACAAGCAAGTTATCGAGCAG gttcAAACACTTTCGCAAATCACTAGCGAAATCGGCCAGTGTCGCGCTTGGATACGCCTCTCACTTAATGAATCTCTCTTTTCCGCTTATCTAAATAATATGCGCAAAGGCAATTCAGCGCTAAGCCCGTATTATAAAAAGTTTGCATTGCTCAAAGATAGTGATGGACTAGAAATGGCTGCGAAGACCATGGAAGGCATCGAAGCATTTGTACAGTTTAATTTGCCAGTAAATTCGAGCTTGCTCAACTATTGGCCTGATTATGCATTGCAATTGTCAGGGCTATGGACGCCACCGTTGAAATCATGTCCG ATAAGTAGCGGCGTTGATATCGCCGACACACTCGACATTGAAGATGCTGAGGTAGCTGAAGCCGTTGCAATGTTGCCAACGCCACGTCCGATAAGCACGAGCGAAGCTTTTTCACAAAAGATTGAGAATTTACCCCTGCTACAATCGCCGAGCGCTGCAGAAATTGCCTCACAACGCGAAAGTGTCGACATACTGTTGAAAGCTGTCGATGAAATGCAAATGATAAGCGAAGAAAGTACCGAAGAAGCCGCAAATCAAAGTCAAACTGGCGAGAAAAATACGCCAGAAGATAACGAGTATGCATTCAAAGGTCACAAATCAAAGAAGAAACGTAAAAAATCAAGGGAACTTGCTGAAGCGCGCATACGCGACTATATAACCGGTGAAGCTGGCTATAAAACGGAGCCAACATCGCCCATAACGCCTGGTAACTCGCTACAGAATTTAATGCACACATCGTGGTCGGGTGATGAATCTTCGGTGTCCGAATTGACTACACCAATCTTGGAGCGGCCCTTATATAGACGTGCTTCGAGTAATGCCAGTACGCTCAGCTACAATACTTTGTTGGGCAAGCATGAACGCGAAAAgctacaaatacaaattaaacataATGCTTTGACCGTGGAGCGCACATATGTGACACATGCAGATGGTGAGGCTGCAACAGAGCATGAGGGTGAGAGCAATGGCAGTGATTCAAATGATAGTCGT TTGACCTTAGACTTCGAAGTGGTGCCCAATTCTAAATTGGATCGCATGAATGTCAGCGAAATACAAGAAATGCTGGAACAGATGTACAAGCTGGCGCGGCAACCCGGTTTGGACGCGCAGGGTTTTCTCTGCAAATCATGCCAACATCCTTTGGGTATTGGTTACACGAACTTTCA AGTTTGCGGTTTCAGTGGCAATTACTTTTGTGATAACTGCATGGACATGGAGCAGTTGATGATACCAGCAAAAATCATCTACAATTGGGACTTTCGAAAGTATGCAGTATCGAAGCGTGCTGCACTTTTCTTAACCGAGTTTCGTAATCAGCCGGTTATTGATTTGGAG CTTTTGAACCCTGAAATTTATAACGCCTACGACGCCATGTCCGACCTGCAATCCTTGCGCATACGTTTGAATTTTCTACGCGCCTACCTATACACCTGTGAGCCGAAAAGTATACAACTACTACAATTGCAATTCTATGGACGTGAATATCTCTACgagcatatacatttatattccGTAAGCGATTTGCATTTAATATTGCGTGGCACACTCTATCAACAACTGCAAAAGGCATACAAAATAGGCGAAGGACATGTATTGAAGTGTCCGTTGTGCAGCGTCAAAGGTTTCATTTGTGAAATTTGCAAGAGTTCACGCGTATTATATCCATTTCACATTGAAACCACATACAGG TGCGAAATTTGTGGCGCCGTCTTTCATGCACAATGTCTCAACGAGCAGCAGCCATGCCCGAAATGTGAACGCAGGCGTAAAAGAGAGGAGTTGGATTTAGAAGAAGCAAATTTTGCTGGAAATGCACAAAGTTTGTCTGCAGCAACAACTGAAAACGCTGAAGCTGTGGGCGAAGTGGGTGAAGTGCAGGCAATGCACTag